From Calditrichota bacterium, one genomic window encodes:
- a CDS encoding proprotein convertase P-domain-containing protein encodes MSKKWISFIITGFLCCGVIGFAVAKQNPKHNITSRDRAKLELRTLERSMHRSGETPDLLARKAELQNQLNGALKNRPNTNAPANQISTSAKATALQAASSSEVDNIRAAKAAQERIMNGEMRPGDKALVEAYLPVEQGGRQSERSLDDNGGDYFSWAGSLAIPDGACPSRVTSVISVAGAYGPIQDVEVIIDNITHTWDSDLQIYLIGPNSVEIELSTNNGSSGDNYVGTVFDDEAATSITAGAAPFTGSFQPEGLLSTFDGISPVGDWTLSICDAVGSDLGTLTGWQIQILAPVLTGPELTVTDLYPCGDNEPNPFQLISLRVNNLGSVASDPTTAHFDYDGGTTTGSLAVPAIAPGGFFDVNFIAIIDLTAGPHTLVGSVDPVAGEANTANNTETCVPVGFQCYDQVVVAPGSWTEETIGDECTLRSGADYVFEVVIPYDASWSFSLCNGGSTWDTYLYLSSSCCGTILNSNDDYCGLVSQLSCIQLTTGVYFVDVEPFSSGGLGGTFTLDIFECIPGACCYGAGQCTEIPEEDCIALGGTFQGDGTLCSAVECPNPCIFECDVNAAAEGDDFTNYCETDGASDFNGGCNLDPPAYTEIQCGDIVCGNAFTCDATQVRDTDWYRFTTTGWNDVTVTAQAAFNNFVYGIVDISDCGVPFFISVGTITDCSLGPQSVTALTLPPGTYAVLGLYGDFTGLPVPSQYQLTLGCTPVAAPTGRCCYFDGVSALCATNTLEECDLLGGLWVSGIDCDTPCEIGRCCYNAGASCGDVTQAECDFLAGTWDEFLTCTSDPCPVPVDNDDCETAEEMVVVPGGSVTVLSGAAGATYTCTDVCTDDCGTWTSSSPDQFYFFTLTECRKIAIVTDLNAVHDSHISVYNDGECCGTPVLCNDDWGCNFSLDTYDWLPPTLRPLDDYGSEVAGLLEAGTYYIRAGHYSSGNWGEYELSIYDFGPCVNAPCDPINDLTAYPIPTGDLADHIQLMWTAPQDEDYTVWSTTNPNNDGNPDNGADADWVLEATLLGLTAGPQTWDGPATFGTLKFYVVTAACEPFTEPVGRCCYDGVCADLTHAACNDLGGVWTLGLTCVSDPCPVVPDNDDCIGAIEVLNGTPVSGSTALAVVGTDITSCTFNDIYDVWYYYVATTTDPIWVTLCDAGTTFDTGLAVFDACGGTEVACNDDDFITLPNLQCDVNGFASTLEFTPAAVGIFYIRVSGYDGDTGDFVLNVTQ; translated from the coding sequence ATGTCAAAGAAGTGGATCTCATTTATTATCACGGGGTTCTTGTGTTGTGGTGTCATCGGCTTTGCGGTCGCAAAGCAGAACCCGAAACACAATATCACCTCGCGTGATCGCGCGAAACTCGAATTGCGGACTCTCGAACGGAGCATGCACAGATCAGGCGAAACTCCCGATCTTCTTGCTCGCAAAGCCGAACTGCAAAACCAGCTTAACGGCGCTCTGAAAAACCGGCCAAACACCAATGCCCCCGCGAACCAGATTTCAACTTCCGCAAAAGCTACGGCACTGCAGGCCGCTTCTTCTTCTGAAGTTGACAATATTCGCGCCGCAAAGGCTGCTCAAGAACGCATTATGAACGGTGAAATGCGTCCCGGCGACAAAGCCTTGGTCGAGGCTTATTTGCCTGTTGAGCAGGGCGGACGTCAATCTGAGCGCTCTCTTGACGACAACGGCGGTGACTATTTTAGCTGGGCGGGTTCGCTTGCTATCCCGGATGGAGCTTGCCCCTCACGTGTAACCAGCGTGATTTCAGTTGCCGGTGCTTATGGTCCGATTCAGGACGTCGAAGTCATTATCGACAACATAACCCATACGTGGGACTCCGACCTTCAAATTTATCTGATTGGCCCCAACTCAGTGGAAATCGAACTTTCCACAAACAATGGCAGCTCGGGCGACAACTACGTAGGAACGGTATTCGACGACGAAGCCGCTACCTCGATCACCGCGGGCGCGGCTCCGTTTACAGGCTCTTTCCAGCCCGAAGGCTTGCTCAGCACCTTTGACGGCATCAGCCCAGTTGGCGATTGGACGCTGTCCATTTGTGATGCCGTTGGCTCGGACCTTGGAACCTTGACCGGCTGGCAAATTCAGATTCTGGCCCCTGTGCTTACCGGTCCGGAACTTACGGTGACAGACCTTTATCCTTGCGGTGACAACGAGCCGAACCCCTTTCAGCTCATATCCCTCCGTGTGAATAATCTGGGCTCCGTTGCTTCGGATCCGACGACTGCGCACTTTGACTATGACGGCGGCACCACGACGGGTAGCCTTGCCGTTCCGGCTATCGCACCGGGCGGCTTCTTTGATGTGAACTTCATTGCGATCATCGACCTGACTGCCGGTCCCCACACGTTGGTCGGTTCCGTCGATCCAGTTGCTGGTGAAGCGAATACCGCCAACAACACGGAGACCTGTGTCCCCGTTGGTTTCCAATGCTACGATCAAGTCGTCGTGGCTCCCGGCAGCTGGACCGAAGAAACAATCGGTGATGAATGCACCCTCCGATCTGGCGCCGACTACGTATTTGAAGTTGTGATTCCGTACGATGCATCATGGAGTTTCTCCTTGTGCAATGGCGGTTCAACCTGGGATACCTATCTCTATCTCAGCAGCTCGTGCTGTGGCACAATTCTTAACTCAAACGACGACTACTGCGGACTCGTCTCGCAGCTTAGTTGCATTCAGTTGACCACAGGTGTCTATTTTGTCGATGTTGAGCCGTTTTCCTCGGGCGGCCTCGGCGGCACGTTCACTTTGGATATCTTCGAGTGTATTCCCGGCGCGTGCTGTTACGGCGCTGGACAGTGTACAGAAATTCCCGAAGAAGATTGTATCGCTTTGGGCGGCACTTTCCAAGGCGACGGCACTCTCTGCAGCGCTGTCGAATGTCCCAACCCGTGTATTTTTGAGTGCGACGTGAATGCCGCTGCCGAAGGCGACGACTTCACCAACTACTGTGAAACTGACGGCGCATCTGACTTCAACGGCGGTTGCAATTTGGATCCGCCCGCCTACACCGAAATTCAGTGCGGTGATATTGTTTGCGGAAACGCCTTCACCTGCGATGCCACTCAAGTCCGTGATACGGACTGGTATCGATTCACGACCACCGGTTGGAATGACGTGACCGTAACCGCGCAGGCCGCCTTCAACAACTTCGTTTACGGTATTGTCGACATATCGGACTGTGGAGTTCCCTTCTTCATTTCTGTCGGTACGATTACGGACTGCTCGCTTGGCCCACAGTCAGTGACTGCACTTACGCTGCCCCCTGGAACCTATGCCGTGCTTGGTTTGTACGGCGACTTCACTGGACTCCCGGTCCCCTCGCAGTATCAGTTGACACTGGGCTGCACGCCCGTCGCTGCTCCCACTGGACGTTGCTGCTACTTCGACGGAGTCAGTGCACTGTGCGCAACCAACACCCTCGAAGAATGCGACCTCCTCGGCGGTCTCTGGGTTAGCGGTATCGATTGTGATACTCCGTGCGAAATTGGCCGCTGCTGCTACAATGCCGGCGCATCCTGCGGTGACGTCACTCAAGCTGAGTGCGATTTCCTCGCCGGAACTTGGGATGAATTCCTGACCTGCACATCCGATCCTTGCCCGGTTCCGGTGGACAATGACGACTGCGAAACCGCCGAAGAAATGGTTGTGGTGCCGGGTGGCTCCGTGACCGTTCTGAGCGGCGCTGCGGGAGCGACCTACACTTGCACGGACGTCTGTACGGATGACTGCGGCACGTGGACGTCGTCTTCACCTGATCAGTTCTATTTCTTCACCCTGACCGAATGCCGCAAAATCGCTATCGTCACCGACTTGAACGCCGTCCATGACTCGCATATCTCTGTTTACAATGACGGCGAATGCTGCGGAACGCCGGTCTTGTGCAACGATGATTGGGGCTGCAACTTTTCGCTTGATACCTATGATTGGCTGCCGCCGACGTTGCGTCCGCTGGATGACTACGGTTCAGAAGTGGCCGGACTGCTCGAAGCCGGTACCTACTACATCCGTGCCGGACATTATAGTAGCGGCAATTGGGGCGAATACGAACTGTCGATCTACGACTTCGGTCCGTGCGTAAATGCGCCGTGTGACCCGATCAACGACCTGACAGCCTATCCGATACCGACTGGCGATTTGGCCGATCATATTCAATTGATGTGGACGGCCCCGCAGGACGAAGACTACACGGTTTGGTCCACCACCAACCCGAACAACGACGGCAATCCGGACAATGGCGCCGATGCCGACTGGGTTCTCGAAGCAACCTTGCTCGGCCTCACTGCCGGTCCGCAAACGTGGGATGGTCCCGCCACCTTCGGCACCTTGAAGTTCTACGTGGTTACCGCCGCCTGTGAACCCTTCACTGAACCTGTCGGCCGTTGCTGTTACGATGGCGTGTGCGCGGATTTGACTCATGCCGCATGCAATGACCTTGGCGGAGTGTGGACTCTGGGTCTTACCTGTGTAAGTGATCCTTGCCCGGTGGTGCCCGACAATGACGATTGCATCGGTGCGATTGAAGTTCTGAACGGAACTCCCGTCTCCGGCTCGACCGCTCTTGCTGTCGTCGGTACCGACATTACGTCTTGTACCTTCAATGACATCTATGACGTCTGGTACTACTACGTCGCCACTACGACCGACCCGATTTGGGTTACGTTGTGCGATGCCGGTACCACCTTCGATACCGGTCTGGCTGTCTTCGATGCCTGCGGCGGTACCGAGGTCGCTTGCAACGATGACGATTTCATCACGTTGCCCAATTTACAATGTGACGTCAATGGATTTGCATCGACCCTTGAATTCACTCCGGCGGCCGTGGGTATATTCTATATTCGTGTTTCCGGCTACGACGGCGACACCGGTGACTTCGTTCTGAATGTCACTCAATAG
- a CDS encoding response regulator: protein MSITNGGNIVRVLIADDNPVVRRVLQQLVEKQTGFEVCASVADGDECLEYINQDRPDVISLDLEMPRMSGRTVLMKMLERNLHLGVVVVTGLPIHDQPSVQDELRSLGAYTILSKDFSPSGNDLGLFTKNYFSALKNAAANNR, encoded by the coding sequence ATGAGTATTACTAACGGGGGGAACATCGTGAGAGTACTTATCGCGGACGACAATCCGGTCGTCAGGCGCGTATTGCAGCAGCTTGTAGAAAAACAAACAGGCTTTGAAGTCTGCGCCAGTGTTGCCGATGGCGACGAATGTCTCGAATACATTAATCAGGACAGACCTGACGTCATCTCGCTCGACTTGGAAATGCCGCGGATGAGCGGCCGAACGGTCTTGATGAAGATGTTGGAACGAAATCTACATCTCGGAGTCGTGGTCGTGACCGGACTGCCCATCCACGATCAACCTTCTGTTCAAGATGAGTTGCGTTCACTCGGTGCTTATACAATCTTGTCCAAAGATTTTTCGCCCAGTGGAAATGATCTCGGATTGTTTACAAAGAACTATTTTAGCGCACTTAAGAATGCTGCAGCAAACAATCGATAA
- a CDS encoding HDOD domain-containing protein, whose product MTDSLHSLVSVDHSDTLLVGDPARAKVVLQRLKEAGDLPTLPTIALEVSRLANDPMSGMSEIVRIIRNDPSMTGKILRVSNSAFYGMPRRVESLNMALVVLGMREVSNLVTSISVLKAFPNSSSESFQREEFWEHSAGTGEIARVLVSKLQMRLHGIEFTAGLLHNIGKIVLHQYFPNELGEAFKLSADESIPFLVAEQRVLGTDHAEVGAWLAEKWSLPNSIVESIRYHHQPHLAPEQSVLTAVVHLAASLARAILDRSIRTQVNEHLTRDPAWEILAKENENILKLNIHEFVEEIEENIDRAREFIRMATTD is encoded by the coding sequence ATGACTGACTCGTTACATAGCCTTGTGTCCGTGGATCACTCTGATACCCTGCTTGTAGGCGATCCCGCGAGGGCAAAAGTGGTCTTGCAGCGCCTCAAAGAGGCCGGCGATTTGCCCACGCTGCCGACCATCGCTCTGGAAGTCTCGCGCTTGGCGAATGACCCCATGAGCGGAATGTCCGAAATTGTCCGAATCATCCGCAACGATCCTTCCATGACCGGAAAGATACTGCGGGTTTCAAACAGCGCCTTTTACGGCATGCCCCGCCGCGTCGAGTCGCTAAACATGGCGCTCGTAGTACTGGGTATGCGTGAAGTCTCAAATCTCGTGACCTCTATCTCCGTACTCAAGGCCTTTCCAAACAGCAGCAGCGAGAGCTTCCAGCGCGAAGAATTCTGGGAACATAGCGCCGGAACCGGAGAAATCGCGCGAGTGCTCGTTTCCAAACTGCAAATGCGTCTCCACGGCATCGAGTTTACTGCCGGACTCCTGCACAATATTGGCAAGATTGTGCTCCACCAATACTTCCCGAATGAGCTCGGCGAAGCCTTCAAGCTCAGTGCAGACGAGAGTATCCCGTTCCTCGTTGCTGAGCAGCGTGTGTTGGGTACCGACCATGCCGAAGTCGGCGCTTGGCTGGCGGAAAAATGGTCGCTGCCGAATTCCATCGTCGAAAGCATTCGTTATCATCATCAACCGCACCTGGCTCCCGAGCAAAGTGTCCTGACCGCCGTCGTGCACTTAGCCGCAAGTCTGGCCCGCGCCATTCTTGACCGCAGCATCCGCACGCAAGTTAACGAACACCTGACACGAGATCCGGCGTGGGAAATCCTCGCCAAAGAAAATGAGAATATCCTCAAACTGAACATTCACGAATTCGTCGAAGAAATCGAAGAAAACATCGACCGGGCTCGCGAATTTATTCGCATGGCCACAACCGACTAA
- a CDS encoding chemotaxis protein CheW — MVAAPPRPSRRAAASPAPATKLVCFRLASWRFALGVDEVVGLHNNLPLIPNTEQGFAGLVQLKYDRIPVIDLRTKLSNTADESLLPAVAVVERFGQRIGLVFDHPDEVISVSPRGLLLFDLEIAPLPARARTTTRNGDVFWLNVNELTKPNFAGKLEKE; from the coding sequence ATGGTTGCCGCACCTCCGCGGCCGTCGCGCCGCGCCGCCGCTTCACCTGCTCCCGCCACCAAACTGGTCTGTTTCAGACTGGCAAGCTGGCGCTTTGCCCTCGGAGTCGATGAAGTCGTCGGACTGCACAACAACCTCCCGCTCATCCCCAATACCGAACAGGGGTTCGCAGGACTCGTGCAGCTCAAATATGACCGAATTCCCGTCATCGACCTGCGTACAAAACTTAGCAACACGGCCGACGAATCCTTGTTGCCTGCGGTGGCAGTCGTCGAAAGATTCGGACAACGGATCGGACTCGTTTTCGATCACCCTGATGAAGTAATTTCCGTCAGCCCGCGTGGTTTGCTGCTCTTTGACCTCGAAATCGCGCCGCTGCCTGCCCGTGCTCGCACGACAACAAGAAATGGGGATGTGTTCTGGTTGAATGTGAATGAACTGACTAAACCGAACTTTGCCGGAAAACTGGAGAAAGAATGA
- a CDS encoding helix-turn-helix domain-containing protein translates to MDAERIRQIRQRMQLTQEDFAHLIGVTFSTVNRWENGKSSPNRIAARLLIGLEKKLKQQ, encoded by the coding sequence ATGGACGCAGAGCGCATTCGCCAAATTAGGCAGCGCATGCAGCTTACACAGGAAGATTTCGCCCACCTTATCGGCGTGACCTTTTCTACGGTCAACCGCTGGGAAAACGGCAAATCCAGTCCTAACAGAATTGCGGCCCGCCTGCTGATCGGGCTCGAAAAAAAGCTTAAACAGCAGTAG
- a CDS encoding T9SS type A sorting domain-containing protein: protein MGALLPLVARPDVLRVPSEWETLSAAFRQLENNDTILASSGIYEESVVVPPLNFVLMSDVVIDSSATEFVVLDPTNLPGSDSLCILTLTGGSAKFRDIVFRNRVGMTEGRSASVPAGIVGDSSEHSVEFIRCLFDSVLAGVTRFPSITFDSCRFIGSLELAANTTSPGQIHAFSTWFDGASGALVASRRGGVFENCLFTHSGPLYFLLGLGDSLSITNCRFLATSSLDSRAVWLRPRCGSVVRNCSFENIRVTNGAILDIWVSCFDDPVSENCALRLIDNEFLNCGAPLGTTLPCGEMIRARCTDSGSGFIANMSGNSIDSTILVTADASGFTSNAFCRIENNTFGDALTPNKPQIYLYQPVGPDTLVFRNNSFARDFFSIRHIYAGATIDARNCWWGDPSGPYHGELNPNGLGAQVDNHVMFIPWLTVDPDSSDTTEVSLDPSDPYLPEQYTLSAYPNPFNSLTQITIEVAHPNIYDVVLFDLTGREIEKTYHGQIESHHTLSFESRSLASGIYFVQLRSGTLAYATTKLVLIK, encoded by the coding sequence TTGGGTGCACTTCTGCCGCTTGTTGCCCGCCCCGACGTCTTGCGAGTGCCAAGCGAGTGGGAAACCCTGTCGGCGGCCTTCCGACAACTCGAAAATAACGACACCATCCTCGCGTCATCTGGTATTTATGAAGAGTCCGTTGTGGTGCCCCCACTGAACTTCGTGCTGATGAGTGATGTGGTTATCGACTCTTCAGCAACTGAGTTTGTTGTGCTTGACCCAACGAATTTGCCGGGTTCGGATAGCTTATGTATTCTGACACTTACGGGAGGGAGTGCCAAGTTTAGGGATATTGTCTTTCGCAATCGAGTCGGAATGACTGAGGGAAGGTCGGCATCTGTACCGGCAGGAATCGTCGGTGATTCTTCTGAACATTCGGTCGAATTCATACGTTGTCTCTTCGACTCAGTATTGGCAGGCGTGACACGATTCCCGAGTATCACGTTTGACAGTTGTCGATTCATTGGTTCACTAGAACTTGCCGCAAATACTACAAGTCCAGGACAGATTCACGCGTTCTCCACTTGGTTTGACGGCGCTTCCGGTGCCTTAGTCGCATCACGAAGGGGCGGAGTGTTTGAAAATTGTCTGTTTACTCATTCCGGCCCGTTGTATTTTCTACTTGGCCTCGGTGACAGTCTTTCAATCACAAACTGCCGGTTCTTGGCGACAAGCTCGCTTGATAGTCGAGCCGTTTGGCTAAGGCCACGATGTGGCTCAGTTGTGAGAAACTGCTCGTTTGAAAATATCAGGGTCACGAACGGTGCGATTTTAGACATTTGGGTCTCATGTTTCGATGATCCAGTGTCAGAAAATTGTGCACTTAGACTGATTGATAACGAGTTTCTTAATTGCGGAGCGCCGCTCGGAACAACCTTGCCTTGTGGCGAAATGATCAGGGCGCGTTGCACAGATTCGGGAAGTGGATTCATCGCTAACATGTCGGGAAACAGTATCGATTCAACCATTCTGGTTACGGCCGATGCAAGTGGATTCACATCAAACGCGTTCTGCCGCATCGAGAACAACACCTTCGGCGACGCACTGACTCCCAACAAACCTCAAATTTATCTCTATCAACCCGTCGGGCCGGATACTCTAGTTTTTCGCAACAACTCCTTCGCACGCGACTTCTTCAGTATCCGTCACATTTATGCCGGAGCCACCATCGACGCCCGCAATTGCTGGTGGGGAGACCCCTCCGGCCCCTATCACGGAGAATTAAATCCCAACGGACTCGGTGCGCAAGTCGACAATCACGTGATGTTTATTCCGTGGTTAACCGTCGATCCCGACAGCTCCGACACCACCGAAGTCTCGCTCGATCCATCAGACCCCTATCTCCCCGAGCAATACACGTTGTCGGCTTATCCAAATCCATTCAATTCACTCACGCAAATCACCATCGAAGTCGCACACCCCAACATCTACGACGTCGTGCTCTTCGACCTCACAGGCCGCGAAATTGAAAAAACCTATCACGGCCAAATCGAGTCGCACCACACGCTGAGTTTCGAATCTCGTTCCCTCGCCAGCGGCATCTACTTCGTGCAGCTTCGCTCTGGAACATTGGCCTATGCCACAACCAAGTTGGTTCTCATTAAATAG
- the tatC gene encoding twin-arginine translocase subunit TatC → MSDQPRTFWDHIDELRKRLLRSLLFVTLGSIAGFALSDWARDFLMQPFRASVPGTLSLLGPSDGFIIEIKISLLLGALLASPFVAWQVYGFVGPGLRTKEKLWLFPIVIVSTLLFWGGVIFAWEILPAALEFLGSFAETGLQNFWSLNSYVSLVLFLLLAFGIIFQLPLIMTVLIATGLVKSSFFRKHRRIAIVLIFILSAFATPTTDALTMMLMVTPMMVLYEVAIWIGVIIESRRKKAQA, encoded by the coding sequence ATGTCTGACCAACCAAGAACATTTTGGGATCATATCGATGAGCTGCGCAAGCGTCTGCTGCGCAGCTTGTTGTTTGTAACCTTGGGCTCCATCGCGGGTTTCGCGCTTTCCGACTGGGCGCGCGATTTTCTGATGCAACCGTTTCGCGCGTCCGTGCCCGGAACGCTCTCACTGTTGGGACCGTCCGACGGCTTCATCATCGAGATCAAAATCTCGCTCTTGCTCGGTGCACTGCTCGCTTCACCGTTCGTCGCGTGGCAGGTTTACGGTTTTGTCGGCCCCGGTCTGAGAACCAAAGAGAAGCTCTGGCTCTTTCCGATTGTAATCGTCTCAACGCTGCTCTTCTGGGGCGGAGTCATCTTCGCGTGGGAAATTCTCCCTGCGGCACTCGAGTTCTTGGGCTCTTTTGCCGAGACCGGATTGCAGAACTTCTGGTCTCTGAACAGCTACGTCAGTCTCGTGTTGTTCCTGCTCTTAGCTTTCGGCATCATCTTCCAGCTTCCCCTGATCATGACGGTGCTGATTGCCACGGGATTGGTCAAGAGTAGTTTCTTCCGCAAGCACCGCCGCATCGCGATTGTCTTGATTTTCATTCTGTCAGCTTTCGCCACTCCCACCACCGATGCTCTCACGATGATGCTGATGGTTACCCCCATGATGGTGCTCTATGAAGTCGCCATCTGGATCGGCGTCATCATCGAATCCCGCCGCAAAAAAGCTCAAGCATGA
- a CDS encoding queuosine precursor transporter, producing MPNSNWIVLPRDLPRGLRYYDLIGGLFVAILLISNIAATKLVGFGSFPFDGGTFLFPLSYIFGDILTEVYGFGRARRIIWLGFAANILAAGTFAVVTAMPPAAIWDNQAAFESILGFVPRIVLASLVAYLFGEFTNSVILAKMKIATKGKFLWTRTIGSTLVGEGVDTVLFVMIAFYGVIPMNELWLMMAFNYVFKCGVEILLTPVTYMAVGYLKHKEQVDIYDTNTRFTPFGFSGTAPAK from the coding sequence ATGCCCAATTCCAACTGGATCGTCCTGCCCCGTGATCTCCCCCGGGGGCTGCGCTACTACGACTTGATCGGCGGGCTGTTCGTCGCGATTTTGCTTATTTCCAATATCGCGGCCACCAAGCTCGTCGGTTTCGGCAGCTTCCCTTTCGACGGCGGGACTTTTCTGTTTCCCCTGAGCTATATCTTCGGAGATATTCTCACGGAAGTCTACGGATTTGGGCGCGCGCGCAGAATCATTTGGTTGGGTTTCGCGGCTAACATCCTTGCTGCTGGTACGTTCGCAGTCGTCACGGCCATGCCCCCGGCGGCCATCTGGGACAACCAAGCTGCTTTCGAAAGCATATTGGGATTCGTCCCGCGCATTGTGCTCGCATCTTTGGTTGCCTATCTCTTCGGTGAGTTCACAAACTCCGTGATTCTCGCCAAAATGAAAATTGCCACCAAAGGAAAATTCCTCTGGACCCGCACCATCGGCTCCACCTTGGTCGGCGAAGGCGTCGATACGGTTTTGTTCGTGATGATTGCCTTTTACGGAGTCATTCCCATGAACGAACTCTGGCTGATGATGGCGTTCAACTACGTCTTCAAGTGCGGCGTCGAAATTCTCCTGACTCCCGTCACCTATATGGCCGTCGGCTATCTGAAGCACAAAGAGCAAGTCGACATCTACGATACCAATACGCGCTTCACGCCCTTCGGTTTCAGTGGAACCGCTCCAGCAAAGTAG
- the queG gene encoding tRNA epoxyqueuosine(34) reductase QueG — protein sequence MTLEQRILGKARELGFDVCGFSRAERPQRAEYFKEWLARGMAGTMTYLNRSAERRVNPELVLPGIRSVVSVGQSYFTGFLPDEIRTDPSRGIIASYAWGQDYHELMGHALEELAEFVQSLSADAKTKAYVDTGPVLEREAAERAGLGFIGKNTMLIHPRLGSNLFLGEILTTVDLTPSPPPRQMPSCGSCTRCVDICPTHALPAAHVMDARLCISYLTIEFRGSVPLELRPKMGNHIFGCDDCQICCPWVKRFSTPTRQTAYENVLNRKAPRLVELAKLTEFEFLEMFKGSPVLRPKYEGFLRNVAVAIGNWKTPEARAALSPLLRHESGLVREHAEWAASQ from the coding sequence ATGACCCTTGAACAACGGATTTTGGGCAAAGCCCGGGAGCTGGGGTTTGATGTGTGTGGATTTTCGCGGGCAGAGCGGCCGCAACGGGCTGAGTATTTCAAGGAGTGGCTGGCTCGGGGGATGGCCGGAACGATGACATATTTGAACCGGTCGGCCGAGCGAAGGGTGAACCCTGAGTTGGTGCTGCCCGGAATAAGATCGGTAGTTTCCGTGGGGCAATCGTATTTTACAGGGTTCTTGCCGGACGAGATTCGGACGGACCCGTCGCGGGGGATTATTGCAAGCTATGCTTGGGGACAGGACTATCACGAGCTGATGGGACATGCGCTCGAAGAACTTGCAGAGTTTGTCCAGTCGCTTTCGGCGGACGCAAAGACCAAAGCCTATGTGGATACGGGTCCTGTGTTGGAACGGGAAGCTGCCGAACGTGCGGGACTGGGATTCATCGGCAAGAACACAATGCTGATTCATCCGAGACTCGGATCAAATCTATTTTTGGGAGAGATCTTGACGACGGTTGATCTTACCCCCTCTCCCCCGCCGCGCCAGATGCCGTCGTGCGGAAGCTGCACGCGGTGTGTCGATATTTGTCCGACTCATGCTCTGCCAGCAGCACATGTGATGGACGCAAGACTGTGTATTTCATATTTGACAATTGAATTTCGCGGGTCTGTTCCGCTGGAGCTAAGACCGAAGATGGGAAACCACATTTTCGGATGTGACGATTGTCAGATATGTTGTCCGTGGGTCAAGCGGTTTTCGACTCCGACGCGGCAGACGGCATATGAGAATGTGCTGAATCGAAAGGCTCCGCGACTTGTCGAGTTGGCCAAGCTCACCGAGTTTGAGTTTTTGGAGATGTTCAAAGGAAGTCCGGTACTCAGACCGAAATACGAAGGTTTTTTGAGAAATGTGGCCGTGGCCATCGGGAATTGGAAAACACCGGAAGCCCGGGCAGCACTGAGTCCCTTGCTCAGACACGAAAGCGGACTCGTTCGAGAACACGCGGAGTGGGCAGCATCGCAGTAG